One Hippoglossus stenolepis isolate QCI-W04-F060 chromosome 9, HSTE1.2, whole genome shotgun sequence genomic region harbors:
- the slc1a3a gene encoding solute carrier family 1 member 3a, whose amino-acid sequence MTQSNGENPQRTRSGLHRIRDGIQSRSLVARKRVENVTKDDVKGFFIRNAFVLLTVAAVIIGIILGFALRPYKMTYREVKFFSFPGELLMRMLQMLVLPLLVSSLISGMAALDSRASGKMGMRAVVYYTTTTVIAVFIGIVVVLIIHPGKGSKDEFTKQPQIEQISPADAFLDLMRNMFPPNIVEACTKQFKTKYAKRVVHVKMTVNDTLFTLNGSEVSREEMIPVPGSVNGVNALGLVVFSICFGLIISSMKEKGQPLKDFFDCLNEAIMRLVAIIMWYAPIGILFLIAGKIVEMDDITTMGGQLGMYTVTVICGLSIHAILVLPTLYFVITRKNPFVFIAGLLQALITALGTSSSSATLPITFKCLEENNKVDKRVTRFVLPVGATINMDGTALYEALAAIFIAQVNDYDLNFGQILTISITATAASIGAAGIPQAGLVTMVIVLTSVGLPTDDISLIIAVDWFLDRLRTTTNVLGDSIGAGIVEHLSRHELQNKDPEVGNSVVEEADKKPYKLISQENEYENERPADSETKM is encoded by the exons ATGACTCAGAGCAACGGGGAGAACCCGCAGAGGACCCGGAGCGGCCTGCATCGGATCCGGGATGGGATCCAGTCCCGGTCTCTGGTGGCCAGGAAGAGAGTGGAGAACGTCACAAAGGATGATGTGAAGGGCTTCTTCATCAGAAATGCCTTTGTGTTATTAACTGTTGCAGCTGTCATTATTG GTATAATCCTGGGATTCGCTCTGCGTCCTTATAAAATGACTTACCGCGAAGTCAAGTTCTTCTCTTTTCCTGGAGAGCTGCTGATGAGAATGCTTCAGATGCTGGTGCTGCCCCTGCTGGTTTCCAGTCTCATTTCTG GTATGGCTGCTCTGGACAGCCGTGCTTCAGGTAAAATGGGCATGAGGGCGGTGGTCTActacaccaccaccactgtcATTGCTGTGTTCATCGGTATCGTCGTGGTGCTCATCATCCACCCTGGAAAAGGATCCAAGGATGAGTTCACCAAGCAGCCGCAGATAGAGCAGATCAGCCCGGCTGATGCCTTCCTGGATCTTATGAG GAACATGTTTCCTCCAAACATCGTGGAAGCTTGCACCAAACAG TTCAAGACAAAGTATGCCAAGAGAGTGGTCCATGTGAAGATGACGGTGAATGACACTTTATTCACACTCAACGGCAGCGAGGTCAGCCGGGAGGAGATGATCCCGGTGCCGGGGTCGGTAAACGGAGTCAACGCCCTCGGCCTGGTGGTGTTCTCCATCTGCTTCGGTCTGATCATCAGCAGCATGAAGGAGAAGGGACAGCCCCTGAAGGACTTCTTCGACTGTCTCAACGAAGCCATCATGAGGCTGGTTGCCATTATCATGTG GTATGCCCCCATCGGTATCTTGTTCCTGATTGCCGGTAAGATTGTGGAGATGGATGACATTACAACCATGGGTGGCCAGCTGGGGATGTACACAGTGACGGTCATCTGTGGACTGTCCATCCACGCCATCTTGGTCCTGCCAACACTCTACTTCGTCATCACCAGGAAAAACCCCTTCGTTTTCATCGCAGGGCTGTTGCAGGCGCTCATCACTGCCCTGGGAACATCCTCAAG CTCAGCCACTCTGCCCATCACCTTTAAATGcctggaggaaaacaacaaagtggACAAGCGTGTGACTCGCTTCGTGCTCCCTGTCGGCGCTACAATAAACATGGATGGCACAGCTCTGTATGAAGCCCTGGCAGCCATCTTCATCGCCCAGGTCAACGACTATGACCTGAACTTTGGACAGATTCTCACCATCAG CATCACTGCCACGGCAGCCAGTATTGGAGCAGCTGGAATCCCTCAGGCAGGACTGGTTACTATGGTGATAGTGCTCACATCGGTAGGCCTGCCCACCGATGACATCTCGCTCATCATTGCCGTTGATTGGTTCCT GGACCGATTGCGCACCACCACCAATGTCCTCGGAGACTCAATCGGTGCTGGCATAGTGGAACACCTTTCTCGCCACGAGCTGCAGAACAAGGACCCCGAGGTGGGCAACTCGGTGGTGGAGGAGGCCGACAAGAAGCCGTACAAGCTCATCAGCCAGGAGAACGAGTACGAGAACGAGAGGCCTGCTGACAGCGAGACAAAGATGTAG